One stretch of Streptomyces zhihengii DNA includes these proteins:
- a CDS encoding DUF4235 domain-containing protein, with the protein MKASKIAYKPVGMVLGAVSGALAGALFKQVWKKLGHDDDAPDATDPDRTWREVLLAATLQGAVFAAVKAGVDRAGATAVHRATGVWPG; encoded by the coding sequence ATGAAGGCGTCCAAAATCGCCTACAAGCCGGTCGGCATGGTCCTGGGAGCGGTCAGCGGCGCTCTCGCGGGCGCGTTGTTCAAGCAGGTCTGGAAGAAGCTCGGCCACGACGACGACGCACCGGACGCCACGGACCCCGACCGCACCTGGCGCGAGGTCCTGCTCGCCGCCACGCTCCAGGGCGCCGTGTTCGCCGCCGTCAAGGCGGGTGTGGACCGCGCGGGCGCGACCGCCGTGCACCGTGCGACGGGGGTGTGGCCCGGCTGA
- a CDS encoding DUF642 domain-containing protein translates to MCITALSAAALLLGTTAATASAAPSPATLTTGAWPDGFEEPVVPAPQPFTYMAAGQTFGPWTVGGGSVDLVSDRLWDAAEGDQSVDLSGGAPGSISRTVPTLPLTTYVVTYKLAGNTGGPSPVVKTGDVRVNGALIDDLTFDTTGRGPRDMGWEQRTAYFTTVLHTSATLTFTSTTPGNRGPAVDDVTIRSCLLVLCLHKGPQLSPHSG, encoded by the coding sequence ATGTGCATAACCGCCCTGTCCGCGGCGGCACTTCTGCTGGGCACCACCGCCGCGACCGCCTCCGCCGCGCCGTCCCCCGCCACCCTCACCACGGGGGCGTGGCCCGACGGCTTCGAGGAGCCGGTCGTCCCGGCCCCGCAGCCGTTCACCTACATGGCCGCCGGCCAGACCTTCGGCCCCTGGACGGTCGGGGGCGGCAGCGTCGACCTGGTCTCCGACCGGCTGTGGGACGCCGCCGAGGGCGACCAGTCCGTCGACCTCAGCGGAGGCGCTCCCGGCAGCATCTCCCGGACCGTCCCCACGCTCCCGCTCACCACCTACGTCGTCACCTACAAGCTGGCCGGCAACACCGGCGGTCCGTCGCCCGTGGTCAAGACGGGGGACGTCAGGGTCAACGGCGCCCTCATCGACGACCTCACCTTCGACACCACCGGCCGCGGCCCCCGCGACATGGGCTGGGAGCAGCGCACCGCGTACTTCACCACGGTGCTCCACACCTCGGCGACGCTGACCTTCACCAGCACCACGCCCGGCAACCGCGGTCCCGCCGTCGACGACGTCACGATCCGGAGCTGCCTGCTGGTGCTCTGCCTGCACAAGGGCCCGCAGCTGAGTCCCCACTCGGGGTGA
- a CDS encoding SDR family oxidoreductase codes for MSDAYTGRRVAVVTGADSGIGRASAVRLAALGMDVGLTFHSDERGAEETAHEVGRHGGQAVVEHCDLTVLPDAADVVDIFARELGRVDVLVNNAGTGTATPFLDLELATVQRVLDVDLVGPLLCAQRAARHMIEQGDGGRIVNITSVHEHAPRVGAAPYCAAKGGLGLLTQVMALELAEHGITVNAVAPGEIATPMTGQTDTDVHAAERPGVPLRRPGDAREVAAVVGFLAGPEASYVTGASWPVDGGMLRMGPMAGSHLGDDSWRVP; via the coding sequence ATGTCCGACGCGTACACGGGACGACGGGTGGCCGTTGTCACCGGCGCCGATTCGGGCATCGGCCGGGCCAGCGCCGTCCGGCTCGCCGCCCTGGGAATGGACGTCGGCCTCACCTTCCACTCCGACGAACGGGGCGCGGAGGAGACCGCGCACGAAGTGGGGCGGCACGGCGGGCAGGCCGTCGTCGAGCACTGCGACCTCACCGTGCTGCCGGACGCGGCGGACGTCGTCGACATCTTCGCCCGGGAGCTGGGACGCGTCGACGTGCTCGTGAACAACGCGGGCACCGGAACCGCCACCCCGTTCCTCGACCTCGAACTCGCCACCGTGCAGCGCGTGCTGGACGTCGATCTGGTCGGCCCGCTGCTCTGCGCGCAGCGGGCCGCCCGCCACATGATCGAGCAGGGCGACGGCGGCCGGATCGTCAACATCACCTCGGTGCACGAACACGCGCCCCGGGTGGGCGCCGCCCCCTACTGCGCGGCGAAGGGCGGCCTCGGCCTGCTGACGCAGGTGATGGCACTCGAACTCGCCGAGCACGGCATCACCGTCAACGCGGTTGCCCCGGGGGAGATCGCCACCCCCATGACCGGGCAGACCGACACCGACGTCCACGCCGCGGAGCGCCCCGGCGTGCCGCTGCGCCGCCCCGGCGACGCGCGCGAGGTGGCGGCCGTCGTCGGCTTCTTGGCCGGCCCCGAGGCGTCGTACGTCACCGGCGCCTCCTGGCCCGTGGACGGGGGCATGCTCCGCATGGGCCCCATGGCGGGATCCCATCTCGGCGACGACAGCTGGCGCGTCCCCTAG
- a CDS encoding phytoene/squalene synthase family protein, with the protein MTRRELDAAGITDPALRAAYRRCRTLNARHGRTYFLATRLLPVDRRSSVHALYGFARRADDIVDDLGPSRPPGERDARLKELENDLAHGLRTGRGTDPVVRAVAHTAERLGIEHILFADFLASMRSDLRVTDYPTYADLRAYMHGSAAVIGLQMLPVLGTVVPREEAAPHAAALGVAFQLTNFLRDAGEDLDRGRVYLPADLLAAHGVDRPLLEWSRRTGRRDGRIRAALVAAEAMTREVYREAEPGIAMLDPRVRPCIRAAFVLYGGILDAVADADYPVLHRRVAVSRGRRAATAAAGAARVAGARWRARAVPAGSADRDAAVPGNGPAR; encoded by the coding sequence ATGACCCGTCGTGAACTGGACGCCGCAGGCATCACCGATCCCGCGCTCCGCGCGGCCTACCGCAGGTGCCGGACGCTCAACGCCCGGCACGGGCGCACGTACTTCCTGGCGACCCGTCTGCTGCCGGTGGACCGGCGCTCCTCGGTGCACGCCCTGTACGGCTTCGCCCGGCGGGCCGACGACATCGTGGACGACCTCGGCCCGTCCCGCCCGCCCGGCGAACGGGACGCCCGCCTGAAGGAACTGGAGAACGACCTCGCGCACGGGCTGCGCACGGGCCGCGGGACCGATCCGGTGGTGCGGGCGGTGGCGCACACGGCGGAACGCCTCGGGATCGAGCACATCCTGTTCGCCGACTTCCTGGCCTCGATGCGCAGCGATCTGCGGGTCACCGACTATCCGACCTACGCCGACCTGCGCGCCTACATGCACGGCTCCGCCGCGGTGATCGGCCTCCAGATGCTGCCGGTGCTCGGCACCGTCGTCCCGCGCGAGGAGGCAGCCCCGCACGCGGCGGCGCTCGGCGTGGCGTTCCAGCTCACCAACTTCCTGCGGGACGCGGGCGAGGACCTGGACCGCGGACGGGTGTACCTGCCGGCCGATCTGCTGGCCGCCCACGGCGTGGACCGGCCGCTGCTGGAGTGGAGCCGCCGGACGGGGCGGCGGGACGGCAGGATCCGCGCGGCCCTGGTGGCGGCCGAGGCCATGACGCGCGAGGTGTACCGGGAGGCGGAACCGGGGATCGCGATGCTCGACCCGCGGGTACGCCCGTGCATCCGGGCGGCGTTCGTGCTGTACGGCGGGATCCTCGACGCCGTCGCGGACGCGGACTACCCGGTGCTGCACCGCCGTGTGGCGGTGTCCCGGGGTCGCCGGGCGGCGACCGCCGCGGCCGGCGCGGCGCGGGTGGCCGGCGCCCGGTGGCGCGCCCGGGCCGTGCCCGCCGGCTCCGCGGACCGGGACGCGGCGGTGCCGGGGAACGGCCCCGCGCGGTGA
- a CDS encoding YihY/virulence factor BrkB family protein, whose protein sequence is MTRDRTHRDTASPPRAEGEAPDTPTDLGKKSWGAVLKRTVKEFQQDELTDRAASLTYYAVLALFPALLVLISMLGIAGDSATQSVLDNIKKLAPGPARDVLTDAVTQLQGSAGVGSVLAVVGLLGALWSASGYVGAFIRTSNAVYDLPEGRPVWKVLPVRVGLTLLLMVLACVTALMVVFTGGLARELGTALGIGDTALTVWAIAKWPVLVLLVALMLAILYWAAPNAKGRGFRFVTLGSLLALLIWLIASAGFAVYVANFGSYNKTYGTLAGVIVFLVWLWITNLAILLGLEFDAEMDRERAIVAGHPPREEPYVEPRDTRKWSEEDRRAMGDTGPEDPEDRRGD, encoded by the coding sequence ATGACCAGAGACCGGACCCACCGTGACACCGCGTCCCCTCCGAGGGCTGAGGGCGAGGCGCCGGACACCCCGACCGACCTCGGCAAGAAGTCCTGGGGCGCGGTGCTCAAACGCACCGTGAAGGAGTTCCAGCAGGACGAGCTGACCGACCGGGCCGCGTCCCTGACGTACTACGCCGTACTGGCGCTGTTCCCCGCGCTGCTGGTGCTGATCTCGATGCTGGGGATCGCCGGGGACTCGGCCACGCAGTCGGTGCTCGACAACATCAAGAAGCTGGCCCCGGGCCCCGCCCGGGACGTGCTGACCGACGCGGTGACGCAGTTACAGGGCAGCGCGGGGGTCGGCTCGGTGCTGGCCGTGGTCGGCCTGCTGGGCGCCCTGTGGTCCGCCTCCGGCTATGTGGGGGCGTTCATCCGTACCTCCAACGCGGTGTACGACCTGCCGGAGGGCCGCCCCGTCTGGAAGGTGCTCCCGGTACGCGTGGGCCTGACGCTGCTGCTGATGGTGCTCGCCTGCGTCACCGCGCTGATGGTCGTCTTCACCGGCGGTCTGGCCCGCGAGCTGGGGACGGCGCTGGGCATCGGCGACACGGCGCTGACGGTGTGGGCGATCGCCAAGTGGCCGGTGCTGGTGCTGCTGGTCGCGCTGATGCTGGCGATCCTGTACTGGGCCGCGCCCAACGCCAAGGGCCGCGGCTTCCGGTTCGTGACGCTGGGCAGCCTGCTCGCCCTGCTGATCTGGCTGATCGCGTCGGCCGGCTTCGCCGTCTACGTCGCCAACTTCGGCTCGTACAACAAGACCTACGGCACCCTGGCCGGTGTCATCGTCTTCCTCGTGTGGCTGTGGATCACCAATCTCGCCATCCTGCTCGGCCTGGAGTTCGACGCGGAGATGGACCGGGAGCGCGCCATCGTGGCGGGCCACCCGCCGCGGGAGGAGCCGTACGTCGAGCCCCGGGACACCCGCAAGTGGAGCGAGGAGGACCGGCGGGCGATGGGTGACACCGGCCCCGAGGACCCCGAGGACCGGCGGGGGGACTGA
- a CDS encoding methyltransferase domain-containing protein: protein MTLLHDHELAGAFDHASRSYDRLTALNPGYRTDLLRSARRLRLPHGGAGLHILDLGCGTGASTLALLRVAPRARITGVDASAGMLRRARCKPWPDRVDFRHLPAEELTPDTAGPFDAVFAAYLFRNLTDPDGVLAGIRALLRPGGRLAVHEYSLSGSARHRALWTAVCQGVILPAGSLSGDRALYRHLWRSVLDFDTAPAFTRRLARAGFGDPRAVPVAGWQTGIAHTFVAHTAHTAPTGPTTPEIPSTPNTPGTPGTPNTPTPPTR from the coding sequence ATGACCCTCCTGCACGACCACGAGCTGGCCGGCGCCTTCGACCACGCCTCGCGGAGCTACGACCGGCTCACCGCCCTCAACCCCGGCTACCGCACGGACCTGCTGCGCTCGGCGCGCCGGCTGCGGCTGCCCCACGGCGGGGCGGGACTGCACATCCTCGACCTGGGATGCGGCACCGGCGCCTCCACACTGGCCCTGCTGCGGGTGGCGCCCCGCGCCCGGATCACCGGCGTGGACGCCTCGGCGGGCATGCTCCGGCGGGCACGCTGCAAGCCGTGGCCCGACCGTGTGGACTTCCGCCATCTGCCCGCGGAGGAGCTGACCCCGGACACGGCAGGGCCGTTCGACGCGGTCTTCGCCGCCTATCTGTTCCGCAACCTGACCGATCCGGACGGCGTCCTCGCCGGGATCCGGGCCCTGCTGCGCCCCGGCGGCAGGCTGGCCGTGCACGAGTACAGCCTCAGCGGCTCGGCGCGCCACCGGGCCCTGTGGACCGCCGTGTGCCAGGGGGTGATCCTGCCGGCGGGCTCCCTCAGCGGGGACCGGGCCCTCTACCGCCATCTGTGGCGCAGCGTCCTCGACTTCGACACCGCCCCCGCGTTCACCCGGCGCCTGGCGCGCGCCGGGTTCGGCGACCCGCGCGCGGTGCCGGTCGCCGGCTGGCAGACCGGCATCGCGCACACCTTCGTCGCCCACACCGCCCACACCGCCCCGACGGGGCCGACGACGCCGGAGATCCCGAGCACCCCGAACACGCCCGGGACCCCGGGCACCCCGAACACGCCCACCCCGCCGACCCGATGA
- a CDS encoding lycopene cyclase family protein — MSGADRYTAGTSDVVILGAGAAGLSLADRLTRAGGATVTVVEPPDGPLRPPERRWCFWDTEADDVEPAVRASWSRLRIHAPDGGATTVEPHPLRYRMLGSAAFERLVHARLDASPRARVVRAVAGTVRAVGDGAEVRCSVPDGRELTLRARLVFDSRPLPALPPARTTLLQHFCGWFVRTAAGRFDPGVADLMDFRVPQPRHGLAFGYVLPLASDHALVEYTEFSRAPLTPAAYAAALSHYSRKVLGLHAFTVEATEHGVIPMTDARFPRRIEPGVFRIGTAGGATRPSTGYTFAAVRRQSRAIAEGLRDGSTTVPAPHGRRALAMDAVLLRALDTGRIDGPAYFTRLFRTTPAERILRFLDGATSPREEFGIGLRGPVLPMLRTAAELPFLPRREHPAAAPVNEPEKNRR; from the coding sequence GTGAGCGGCGCGGACCGGTACACCGCTGGCACCTCGGACGTCGTCATCCTCGGTGCGGGCGCGGCGGGACTCAGCCTCGCCGACCGGCTGACCCGCGCCGGCGGCGCCACGGTCACCGTGGTGGAACCGCCCGACGGCCCGCTGCGGCCGCCCGAACGGAGGTGGTGCTTCTGGGACACGGAGGCGGACGACGTCGAGCCGGCCGTCCGGGCGTCCTGGTCGCGTCTGCGGATCCACGCCCCCGACGGCGGCGCCACCACCGTCGAACCGCACCCCCTGCGCTACCGCATGCTGGGCTCCGCCGCGTTCGAACGCCTGGTGCACGCACGGCTCGACGCGTCACCCCGGGCGCGGGTGGTGCGGGCCGTGGCCGGTACCGTGCGCGCGGTCGGCGACGGCGCCGAAGTGCGCTGCTCGGTCCCGGACGGACGGGAACTGACCCTGCGCGCCCGCCTCGTGTTCGACTCGCGTCCGCTGCCCGCGCTGCCGCCCGCCCGTACGACGCTGCTCCAGCACTTCTGCGGCTGGTTCGTGCGCACGGCGGCCGGGCGCTTCGATCCGGGCGTTGCCGACCTGATGGACTTCCGGGTGCCGCAGCCGCGCCACGGCCTCGCCTTCGGCTACGTCCTGCCGCTGGCGTCCGACCACGCCCTCGTCGAGTACACCGAGTTCTCCCGGGCCCCGCTAACCCCGGCCGCGTACGCGGCGGCGCTGAGCCACTACAGCCGCAAGGTCCTCGGGCTCCACGCCTTCACCGTCGAGGCCACCGAACACGGCGTCATCCCGATGACCGACGCGCGCTTCCCGCGCCGGATCGAGCCGGGCGTCTTCCGGATCGGGACCGCGGGCGGCGCCACCCGCCCCTCCACCGGCTACACCTTCGCCGCCGTGCGCCGCCAGAGCCGGGCCATCGCCGAGGGCCTGCGCGACGGGAGCACCACCGTCCCCGCCCCTCACGGGCGGCGCGCCCTCGCCATGGACGCCGTGCTGCTCCGGGCGCTGGACACCGGACGGATCGACGGCCCCGCCTACTTCACCCGCCTGTTCCGCACCACGCCCGCCGAACGCATCCTGCGCTTCCTGGACGGCGCCACCTCGCCCCGGGAGGAGTTCGGCATCGGACTGCGGGGCCCCGTGCTGCCGATGCTCCGGACCGCCGCCGAGCTCCCCTTCCTGCCCCGCCGCGAGCACCCTGCCGCAGCCCCCGTCAACGAACCGGAGAAGAACCGCCGATGA
- a CDS encoding polyprenyl synthetase family protein, translating to MLGLRPTAAGPAGRFGAPRTARDAVTAVEAELERFLDAELRRARGTDEVFARQVAERVDAFVRRGGKRLRAAFAWCGWRAAGGSGDARAVLRTGAALELLQACALMHDDVMDGSPLRRGAPSVHVELAGLHRAAGMAGPPDAFAHAAAVLAGDLALAWADDLLTETALVSPQGPRLHEEWRAMRAEMVAGQYRDIHAQAAGSSGIDEALTIATLKSALYTVGRPLALGACLADAGPPVLDALRDAGRCAGLAFQLRDDLLGAFGEPAVTGKPAGDDLRARKLSYLLAVGVERAGASGDEEAAAALAPAGPDRPEHTVRRMRAALERTGARAAVEDRIGELAAESRRHFAASGAPDAVRGEFAALVARAAGTPAGDGA from the coding sequence ATGCTTGGACTGCGGCCGACAGCGGCCGGACCAGCCGGGCGCTTCGGCGCTCCGCGCACGGCCCGCGACGCCGTCACGGCGGTCGAGGCGGAGCTGGAGCGGTTCCTCGACGCGGAGTTGCGCCGGGCCCGCGGGACGGACGAGGTGTTCGCCCGTCAGGTGGCCGAGCGGGTGGACGCGTTCGTGCGGCGGGGCGGGAAACGGCTGCGTGCCGCCTTCGCCTGGTGCGGCTGGCGCGCCGCCGGGGGCTCCGGCGACGCCCGCGCGGTCCTGCGCACGGGCGCCGCCCTGGAACTCCTCCAGGCGTGCGCGCTGATGCACGACGACGTGATGGACGGGTCGCCGCTGCGCCGGGGGGCGCCCTCGGTCCATGTCGAGCTCGCCGGTCTGCACCGGGCGGCCGGCATGGCCGGCCCGCCCGACGCCTTCGCCCACGCCGCCGCCGTGCTCGCCGGCGATCTCGCGCTGGCCTGGGCCGACGACCTGCTGACCGAGACGGCGCTCGTCTCGCCGCAGGGGCCGCGGCTGCACGAGGAGTGGCGCGCGATGCGCGCGGAGATGGTCGCCGGCCAGTACCGGGACATCCACGCGCAGGCGGCCGGTTCCTCCGGGATCGACGAGGCCCTGACCATCGCCACCCTCAAGAGCGCCCTGTACACGGTCGGGAGGCCGCTCGCGCTCGGCGCCTGCCTGGCGGACGCCGGGCCTCCGGTCCTGGACGCGCTGCGGGACGCCGGGCGCTGCGCGGGGCTCGCGTTCCAGCTCCGCGACGACCTGCTGGGCGCCTTCGGCGAACCTGCGGTGACCGGGAAACCGGCCGGTGACGACCTGCGGGCCCGCAAGCTCAGCTATCTCCTCGCGGTGGGCGTCGAGCGGGCCGGGGCGTCCGGCGACGAGGAGGCGGCCGCCGCCCTCGCCCCGGCGGGTCCCGACCGCCCGGAGCACACCGTGCGGCGGATGCGCGCTGCCCTGGAGCGCACCGGCGCGCGTGCCGCGGTGGAGGACAGGATCGGGGAACTGGCCGCCGAGAGCAGGCGGCACTTCGCGGCCTCCGGCGCGCCGGACGCGGTCCGCGGGGAGTTCGCCGCCCTGGTCGCACGGGCCGCGGGCACGCCGGCCGGTGACGGCGCGTGA